From the genome of Streptomyces xanthophaeus:
GCGCGCAGCCGGGCCTCCTGCGCCGCGAGGTCGGTGACGGTGAGCGCCAGGATCAGACCGGCCGCCCGCCGGTCGCGCTGCTCGGGCGGGAGGACGTCCGTGCCCTGGCGGAGCAGCACGACGTCGACGGCGGCGTCCCCGCGTGTCAGGGACACGAAGCCGTCGTCGGCCATGACCACCTGGTAGCCGAGGTGGGTGCACAGGAAGTCGCGGGAGGCGTCCACGTCGGCGACGGTGAGGGAGAGGGTGGAGGTGGCGACGTTCATGAAAGCCCCCTGGAGAAGTGGGTGATGGTGAGGCTGGGGTCGATGGTTCGCGTGGTGGTGCGGGCGCGGTCCGGGGACGTGCCGGGGCGGTCGAACAGGGGGATGCCGGACCCGACGATGACGGCGGGGTGGCGCTTGACGACGAGGGTGTCGAACCGCTGGGCGGCCCGGTCGAGGGTGGCGGTGATGTAGCAGGTCAGCTGACGCAAGCGGTTCTCGCTTCTTCGATACGTATGCGGATTGCGGATGCAGATGCGGGTGCAGGTGCGGGTACGGCGGTCAGGGCGTGGGCACGTCGAGCTGGAACTGGTGGGTGCGCCGGTAGGTGTGGAAGCCCAGGCGGTGGTTGACGGCGAGCATGTGGACGTTGTCGTCGGCGTTGTCCGTCTCGATCTCGGTGACGCCGGGATGTCCGGCGCGCAGCCGGCGCACCATGGCGGCCTTGACCCACAACCCCAGCCCGTGGCCGCGGTGTGCGGGTACGACCGCCGTGTCGTACTGCTGGGCGCGGGGCCCGGAGCCCTGGGGGAGCAGGATCTCGGTGTAGCCGGCCATGCTGCCGTCCTCGTGGACGGCGGCGACGGTCAGCAGGGTGTCCCCGCGGTCGGCGATCACCTTCGCCATGGCACGGACGCGGTCGCCGTCCCACGCGACGCTGCCGTAGTCCACGTCTCCCATGGGCATGTCGTTCATCGCGTTCTTCGCCTCGGCGAAGGCGTCGGCGAGACGGTCGGGAACCGTGCCGGTCCAGCCCGTCAGCCGGTAGCCGGGGTGCTCGGCATCGGCGACCTCCAGGAGGTCGGCCCGGTCCGTCTCGCCGAGGCGCAGGATGAGGTGGTCCAGGGTCATCGCCGACCTGAATCCCCGCCGTTCGCAGAAGGCTGCGCCCGGGCTGTCGGCCGCCGCGGTGGTGATCAGGGCGCGCCGGTTCTCGGTGCGGCAGGCAGCGACCGCCGCGGCCAGGAGACGGGAACCGGTTCCCAGGCGCCGGTGTGCGGGGTCGACGTGCAGTTCGAGTTCGGCCAGGTGTTCCTGGCCCGGGGAGGTGAACACCCGCAGGCCTGCGACGGCGACCGCGGTGCCGTCCGCCGCGGTGGCCATCCAGGTCAGCCGGTGGCTGCCCAGAGCGGGCCGGGTGAGCTGGGCATGGATCTGCCCGGGGGCGGGGGTCGGTACTCCAGGCAGGTCGTGGGCCATGGAGGCGGCGACGACCTGGTGCCATGCGGCGGCGTCGGCGGCCGAAACGCTCCGGAGCGGACTGACGTGTACTGCTGTGGTCACGGTGATGGCCTTCGTGGTCGAGTCGGTTCGCGATGGTTCAGTCGGTGTGGCGTACGAGCGGCCAGTCGATGTCGACGCGGGCAGCCGTGGCGAGGTAGTTGGTGAACACGTTCAGAGCGACATGGGCGACGACCTCGACGATCTGCCCGTCGGACAGGCCGGCGCGCCGGGCCGCGGCCAACTGCCCGTCGGCGACGGTTCCGCGGTCACGGACCAGCACGGCGGCCAGATCCAGGACGGCGGCTGCCCAGGGGTCGTCGGCCTCGCCCCGGCGCGCACGGGTGGCCTCGGCCGCACTCAGCCCGGCCGTCCTGGTCCCGCGGAACGCATGTACGGACAGGCAGTAGTCGGACCTGTTCTCCTGCGCCACCAGCAACGCGATGCGCTCGCGCACGGCCGCCGACAGGGATCCCTGCGCGTTCAGGGTGGTGACGACGCCCAAGTACCCCTTCAGTACGGCCGGGTTGTTGGCCATGACCCTGGCCAGGTTGGGGACGACCCCCAGGGCCTGGTGGGTGGCGGTGAACAGGGCTGCGGCTTCACCGGTCGCGATCTCCGGTTCAACGGTGTGGAGTGGCATGCGGGTAACCCTGCGGGTTGATCTTGATACATTCGCGATGCTTCTTCGATGCACGCACTGGTGACCCCGGGGGTAACGGCATGCGGTTCACGATCCTCGGCCCGGTGGAGGCCGCGGCTCCCGGTTCGGATGCGCCCGGCCTGGCACCCCGTCATCGTGCCGTGCTCGCCTATCTGCTGCTGCACGCCGGTGTCGCGGTCAGCACGGATCGTCTGATCGACGCGATGTGGGGGCCGCTGCCGCCGGATTCCGCCCGCGCGCAGATCCAGACCACGATCGCCGCGATCCGGCGGATGCTGCGCGCTTCAGGAGCCGACCGGATGCTGGCCACGCGGCCGGCGGGGTACGTGATCACCCCTGAGCCGGGGCAACTCGATCTGGACGAGTTCACCAGCCTGATCGCCAAGGCGCCGGCCGCCTCCGACGACCCCGCGGACACCGCGGACACCGCGGCCCAGATACGTACCGCGCTGGCGCTGTGGCGGGGAGAGCCGCTGGCCGACATCACCGCCCACTACGTCCAGAGCGCCCGAGCACGCCTGAACGGGCAGCTCCTGACCGCCGTCGAGCGCCTGGCCGAGGTGGAACTGGCCCGGGGGCGGCACGACGACCTCATCGACGAACTGTCCGTCCACGCAGCGGCCAACCCCTTGCGGGAACGGCTCTGCTG
Proteins encoded in this window:
- a CDS encoding carboxymuconolactone decarboxylase family protein; this encodes MPLHTVEPEIATGEAAALFTATHQALGVVPNLARVMANNPAVLKGYLGVVTTLNAQGSLSAAVRERIALLVAQENRSDYCLSVHAFRGTRTAGLSAAEATRARRGEADDPWAAAVLDLAAVLVRDRGTVADGQLAAARRAGLSDGQIVEVVAHVALNVFTNYLATAARVDIDWPLVRHTD
- a CDS encoding GNAT family N-acetyltransferase is translated as MTTAVHVSPLRSVSAADAAAWHQVVAASMAHDLPGVPTPAPGQIHAQLTRPALGSHRLTWMATAADGTAVAVAGLRVFTSPGQEHLAELELHVDPAHRRLGTGSRLLAAAVAACRTENRRALITTAAADSPGAAFCERRGFRSAMTLDHLILRLGETDRADLLEVADAEHPGYRLTGWTGTVPDRLADAFAEAKNAMNDMPMGDVDYGSVAWDGDRVRAMAKVIADRGDTLLTVAAVHEDGSMAGYTEILLPQGSGPRAQQYDTAVVPAHRGHGLGLWVKAAMVRRLRAGHPGVTEIETDNADDNVHMLAVNHRLGFHTYRRTHQFQLDVPTP